One Paramisgurnus dabryanus chromosome 8, PD_genome_1.1, whole genome shotgun sequence DNA window includes the following coding sequences:
- the LOC141282447 gene encoding uncharacterized protein — MAPCMAASVLGSPVFDLFLLVFHFFCLTNTISFTRDELLNIRQNTPQDLTDINYSDVLLNVVIGGAAALMKRYRTCRRVKRVGVLVRLRKCAFQTPLPSIHLANLHSLPNKTDKLLLLSRTNKDFSHSAALCFTETWLNDAIPDSALHLPGFQLFIADHESTGKSRGGGTCFYINERWCRDATVLKKMCCPDLEVQFVNCKPFYSPWEFNLFILVSVYIPPKAQVSLALQKLADQITETEQQHLDSVLIILGDFNKANLSRELPKYRQHVTCPTRDSNILDHCYTTIKDAYHSVPRAALGHSDHCLVHLIPSYKQKLKSAKPVVRTVRRWTSETEQDLQSCFDITDWSVFEAATTDLDELTETVTSYISFCEDVCIPTRTYLIFNNDKPWFTVKLRHLRQAKEDAYRNGDRALYNQARYTLNKENSAAKKTYAKKLENQLTSNDSTSVWRGLRAITNYKTPSPCTEANQ; from the coding sequence ATGGCGCCGTGCATGGCTGCTTCAGTGCTTGGGTCTCCAGTGTTTGACCtgtttttgttagtttttcattttttttgtttaacaaaCACGATCAGTTTCACCAGGGATGAACTGCTGAACATTCGGCAGAACACACCACAAGATCTAACGGATATAAATTATTCAGACGTTTTACTGAACGTTGTAATCGGAGGAGCGGCGGCCCTGATGAAACGCTACAGGACGTGCAGACGGGTAAAGCGAGTGGGAGTGCTCGTCAGACTAAGGAAGTGCGCATTTCAAACGCCGTTGCCTAGCATCCATCTGGCAAATCTCCATTCTCTACCCAACAAAACAGACAAACTCCTTTTGCTCTCTCGGACAAATAAGGATTTCTCACACTCTGCTGCTCTGTGTTTCACTGAAACCTGGCTGAATGACGCCATACCGGACAGCGCGCTCCATCTGCCGGGCTTTCAGCTGTTCATAGCAGATCACGAATCAACGGGGAAATCGCGCGGTGGCGGGACATGCTTTTACATCAATGAACGATGGTGTAGAGATGCAACGGTGTTAAAGAAGATGTGCTGTCCTGATCTAGAAGTGCAGTTTGTCAACTGCAAGCCTTTCTATTCGCCGTGGGAGTTTAACTTGTTCATTCTGGTTAGTGTTTACATTCCTCCAAAAGCGCAGGTAAGCCTGGCTTTACAGAAACTCGCTGATCAGATCACAGAGACAGAACAACAACACCTGGACTCTGTTTTAATCATTCTTGGGGACTTTAATAAAGCCAATCTCTCCCGTGAACTGCCAAAATACAGACAGCATGTTACATGTCCCACCAGAGACAGTAATATATTGGATCACTGTTACACAACAATAAAGGATGCATATCACTCTGTTCCACGAGCAGCTTTGGGACATTCTGATCACTGTCTGGTTCATCTTATACCGTCCTACAAGCAGAAACTTAAATCTGCTAAACCTGTAGTAAGGACTGTGAGGAGATGGACCAGCGAAACAGAGCAGGATTTACAATCTTGTTTTGACATCACTGATTGGAGTGTTTTTGAAGCTGCTACCACCGATCTGGACGAACTCACAGAGACCGTAACATCATATATTAGTTTCTGTGAGGATGTATGCATTCCTACCAGGACTTATTTAATATTCAACAATGATAAGCCATGGTTTACAGTAAAACTCAGACATCTTCGTCAGGCCAAAGAGGATGCCTACAGAAATGGGGACAGGGCATTGTACAATCAGGCCAGGTACACACTGAACAAAGAGAACAGTGCGGCTAAAAAGACCTACGCTAAAAAGTTGGAAAACCAGTTAACTTCCAACGACTCAACTTCAGTGTGGAGAGGACTGAGGGCCATCACAAACTACAAGACACCATCCCCTTGCACTGAGGCTAATCAATGA